A DNA window from Salvelinus sp. IW2-2015 linkage group LG4q.1:29, ASM291031v2, whole genome shotgun sequence contains the following coding sequences:
- the add1 gene encoding alpha-adducin isoform X6 yields the protein MNGDSGAVVVTALPPTTAPHKERYFDRVDESSPEYQRERNMAPDLRQDFNMMEQRKRVSMILQSPAFCDELDTMIQDQLKRGKTPTSLLALQQIADFMTTSIPSMYPAAPQGGMAALSMSLGMVTPVNDLRGSDSISYEKGEKLLRCKLAAFYRLTDLFGWSQLIYNHLTVRVNSDQERFIVVPFGLLYSEVSASSLVKINIQGEIVDRGSTNLGVNQAGFTLHSAIYAARPDVKCIVHVHTPAGAAVSAMKCGLLPISPEALNLGEVAYHDYHGILIDKEENVLIQKNLGPTSKVLILRNHGLVSVGETVEEAFYYIHNLVTACEIQVRTLASAGGPGNLVMLDPAKYKSRPRCSEHVEGSTHPKWLVGEQEFEAYMRMLDNLGYRTGYPYRCPALRDKAKKFGSGVEIAPSATGSSYAEDSDSGARSPLKHSVQRQQRDKTRWLNSGRPEEAYEEGPDGGSPKSKTKVWTNITHDHVKPLLRSLSSGVCVPSCITNCLWTNEEGMRQAAVANQFVPLNTNPKEVLEMRNKIREQNLKDIKTAGPESQVLCAGSMVDRSFVQGELVTASKAIIEKEYQPRVIINQKGPNPFNKQFDQELEEYRKEVELKQKGPDVQGEGSSTASTQLPSPGPGEGGLSPSTSPQKPALKPKPLCVPEKGLEVSETPSTATPTTTTSFPSRDTLTQSEDGQESPGTSTGSGPKGYGGDSRPESPHKDFHCAVLKALRTANXELAALTLLEAPDALPEPEEEVKGQSQTCTPPSTPVRAEEDGNAREYLLP from the exons ATGAACGGTGACTCAGGTGCTGTGGTGGTGACTGCCCTCCCGCCCACCACCGCCCCCCACAAGGAGCGCTACTTTGACCGTGTGGATGAAAGCAGCCCGGAGTACCAGCGTGAGAGGAACATGGCTCCAGACCTCAGACAGGACTTCAACATGATGGAGCAGAGGAAGAGGGTCTCCATGATCCTGCAGAGCCCG gCGTTTTGTGATGAGCTGGATACGATGATTCAGGACCAGCTGAAGAGGGGAAAGACCCCCACCAGCCTGTTGGCCCTGCAGCAGATAGCTGACTTCATGACCACCAGTATCCCCTCCATGTACCCCGCAGCGCCACAGGGAGGCATGGCTGCACTCAGCATGA gtcTGGGTATGGTAACTCCAGTGAATGACCTGCGTGGATCTGACTCGATCTCCtatgagaaaggagagaaactGCTTCGTTGTAAGCTGGCTGCCTTCTACCGTCTGACAGACCTCTTTGGCTGGTCCCAGCTCATCTACAACCACTTAACC GTCAGGGTGAATTCAGATCAGGAGAGGTTCATTGTTGTCCCTTTTGGGCTTCTGTACAGTGAAGTCTCCGCCTCAAGTCTG GTGAAGATTAATATACAAGGGGAGATTGTGGACCGGGGGAGCACCAATCTAGGTGTCAACCAGGCTGGCTTCACTCTCCACTCAGCCATCTACGCGGCCCGGCCAGACGTCAAGTGCATTGTGCACGTCCACACACCGGCAGGAGCTGCA GTGTCGGCCATGAAGTGTGGCCTGTTACCCATCTCTCCAGAGGCCCTGAACCTGGGGGAGGTGGCCTACCATGACTACCACGGCATCCTCATAGACAAAGAGGAGAACGTCCTCATACAGAAGAACCTGGGGCCAACCAGCAAG GTTCTGATCCTGAGAAACCATGGTCTGGTGTCTGTTGGGGAGACTGTGGAGGAAGCCTTCTACTATATCCACAACCTGGTCACTGCATGTGAGATCCAG GTGCGCACCCTAGCCAGTGCTGGAGGACCTGGTAACCTGGTGATGCTGGACCCTGCTAAGTACAAATCCCGGCCACGGTGCTCTGAGCATGTCGAGGGCTCCACACACCCAAAGTGGCTGGTCGGGGAGCAGGAGTTTGAGGCTTACATGAGGATGCTGGATAACCTG ggtTACAGGACAGGCTACCCTTACAGGTGCCCTGCCCTGCGAGACAAAGCTAAAAAGTTCGGCAGCGGCGTAGAGATCGCTCCCTCAGCCACGGGCTCTTCCTATGCCGAGGACAGTGACTCGGGCGCTCGCTCCCCTCTCAAGCACAGCGTTCAGAGGCAGCAGCGTGACAAGACCCGCTGGCTCAACTCGGGCCGGCCGGAAGAGGCCTACGAGGAAGGGCCCGACGGTGGCAGCCCCAAGTCGAAGACTAAGGTGTGGACGAACATTACACACGATCACGTCAAACCCTTGCTGCGGTCTCTCTCGTCCGGTGTCTGCGTGCCAAGCTGTATTACCAACTGCTTG TGGACGAATGAGGAAGGGATGCGACAGGCTGCAGTGGCCAATCAGTTTGTCCCGCTCAACACAAACCCCAAGGAGGTGCTGGAGATGAGGAACAAG ATCCGAGAGCAGAACCTTAAGGACATCAAGACGGCAGGGCCTGAGTCCCAGGTGCTGTGTGCTGGAAGCATGGTGGACCGCTCCTTTGTCCAG GGAGAGCTGGTGACGGCGTCTAAGGCCATCATAGAGAAGGAGTACCAGCCCAGAGTCATCATCAACCAGAAAGGCCCCAACCCCTTCAACAAGCAGTTCGACCAGGAGCTGGAGGAATACCGCAAGGAGGTGGAACTCAAACAGAAAGGACCCGATG TACAGGGTGAAGGGTCCTCCACAGCCAGCACACAGCTTCCTTCACCTGGGCCTGGGGAGGGAGGCCTGTCCCCCTCGACCTCCCCACAGAAGCCTGCACTGAAGCCAAAGCCCCTCTGTGTCCCAGAGAAGGGACTGGAGGTCTCAGAGACCCCCTCCACGGCcacccctaccaccaccacctctttcCCCAGCCGAGACACCCTGACACAGTCGGAGGATGGTCAGGAGAGCCCTGGGACGTCCACAGGGTCGGGGCCCAAGGGCTACGGGGGAGATTCCCGCCCAGAGTCTCCTCACAAGGATTTTCACTGTGCCGTGCTGAAGGCCCTCAGGACCGCCAACARAGAACTGGCTGCCCTCACCCTCCTTGAGGCTCcag ATGCGTTACCGGAGCCTGAGGAAGAGGTGAAGGGTCAGAGTCAGACCTGCACGCCCCCCAGCACCCCTGTCAGAGCAGAGGAAG ATGGAAATGCTAGAGAGTACCTGTTGCCATAG
- the add1 gene encoding alpha-adducin isoform X2, whose product MNGDSGAVVVTALPPTTAPHKERYFDRVDESSPEYQRERNMAPDLRQDFNMMEQRKRVSMILQSPAFCDELDTMIQDQLKRGKTPTSLLALQQIADFMTTSIPSMYPAAPQGGMAALSMSLGMVTPVNDLRGSDSISYEKGEKLLRCKLAAFYRLTDLFGWSQLIYNHLTVRVNSDQERFIVVPFGLLYSEVSASSLVKINIQGEIVDRGSTNLGVNQAGFTLHSAIYAARPDVKCIVHVHTPAGAAVSAMKCGLLPISPEALNLGEVAYHDYHGILIDKEENVLIQKNLGPTSKVLILRNHGLVSVGETVEEAFYYIHNLVTACEIQVRTLASAGGPGNLVMLDPAKYKSRPRCSEHVEGSTHPKWLVGEQEFEAYMRMLDNLGYRTGYPYRCPALRDKAKKFGSGVEIAPSATGSSYAEDSDSGARSPLKHSVQRQQRDKTRWLNSGRPEEAYEEGPDGGSPKSKTKWTNEEGMRQAAVANQFVPLNTNPKEVLEMRNKIREQNLKDIKTAGPESQVLCAGSMVDRSFVQGELVTASKAIIEKEYQPRVIINQKGPNPFNKQFDQELEEYRKEVELKQKGPDVQGEGSSTASTQLPSPGPGEGGLSPSTSPQKPALKPKPLCVPEKGLEVSETPSTATPTTTTSFPSRDTLTQSEDGQESPGTSTGSGPKGYGGDSRPESPHKDFHCAVLKALRTANXELAALTLLEAPDALPEPEEEVKGQSQTCTPPSTPVRAEEEPQPEHTYKDESDQATLRQTLPDLSQDNQPSDTPAPTLPAKDPTPAPPATTEGEEPADASAAGNQDCEQDGDEYPSKSPSKKKKTFRTPSFLKKNKKKMEEKEQKAKET is encoded by the exons ATGAACGGTGACTCAGGTGCTGTGGTGGTGACTGCCCTCCCGCCCACCACCGCCCCCCACAAGGAGCGCTACTTTGACCGTGTGGATGAAAGCAGCCCGGAGTACCAGCGTGAGAGGAACATGGCTCCAGACCTCAGACAGGACTTCAACATGATGGAGCAGAGGAAGAGGGTCTCCATGATCCTGCAGAGCCCG gCGTTTTGTGATGAGCTGGATACGATGATTCAGGACCAGCTGAAGAGGGGAAAGACCCCCACCAGCCTGTTGGCCCTGCAGCAGATAGCTGACTTCATGACCACCAGTATCCCCTCCATGTACCCCGCAGCGCCACAGGGAGGCATGGCTGCACTCAGCATGA gtcTGGGTATGGTAACTCCAGTGAATGACCTGCGTGGATCTGACTCGATCTCCtatgagaaaggagagaaactGCTTCGTTGTAAGCTGGCTGCCTTCTACCGTCTGACAGACCTCTTTGGCTGGTCCCAGCTCATCTACAACCACTTAACC GTCAGGGTGAATTCAGATCAGGAGAGGTTCATTGTTGTCCCTTTTGGGCTTCTGTACAGTGAAGTCTCCGCCTCAAGTCTG GTGAAGATTAATATACAAGGGGAGATTGTGGACCGGGGGAGCACCAATCTAGGTGTCAACCAGGCTGGCTTCACTCTCCACTCAGCCATCTACGCGGCCCGGCCAGACGTCAAGTGCATTGTGCACGTCCACACACCGGCAGGAGCTGCA GTGTCGGCCATGAAGTGTGGCCTGTTACCCATCTCTCCAGAGGCCCTGAACCTGGGGGAGGTGGCCTACCATGACTACCACGGCATCCTCATAGACAAAGAGGAGAACGTCCTCATACAGAAGAACCTGGGGCCAACCAGCAAG GTTCTGATCCTGAGAAACCATGGTCTGGTGTCTGTTGGGGAGACTGTGGAGGAAGCCTTCTACTATATCCACAACCTGGTCACTGCATGTGAGATCCAG GTGCGCACCCTAGCCAGTGCTGGAGGACCTGGTAACCTGGTGATGCTGGACCCTGCTAAGTACAAATCCCGGCCACGGTGCTCTGAGCATGTCGAGGGCTCCACACACCCAAAGTGGCTGGTCGGGGAGCAGGAGTTTGAGGCTTACATGAGGATGCTGGATAACCTG ggtTACAGGACAGGCTACCCTTACAGGTGCCCTGCCCTGCGAGACAAAGCTAAAAAGTTCGGCAGCGGCGTAGAGATCGCTCCCTCAGCCACGGGCTCTTCCTATGCCGAGGACAGTGACTCGGGCGCTCGCTCCCCTCTCAAGCACAGCGTTCAGAGGCAGCAGCGTGACAAGACCCGCTGGCTCAACTCGGGCCGGCCGGAAGAGGCCTACGAGGAAGGGCCCGACGGTGGCAGCCCCAAGTCGAAGACTAAG TGGACGAATGAGGAAGGGATGCGACAGGCTGCAGTGGCCAATCAGTTTGTCCCGCTCAACACAAACCCCAAGGAGGTGCTGGAGATGAGGAACAAG ATCCGAGAGCAGAACCTTAAGGACATCAAGACGGCAGGGCCTGAGTCCCAGGTGCTGTGTGCTGGAAGCATGGTGGACCGCTCCTTTGTCCAG GGAGAGCTGGTGACGGCGTCTAAGGCCATCATAGAGAAGGAGTACCAGCCCAGAGTCATCATCAACCAGAAAGGCCCCAACCCCTTCAACAAGCAGTTCGACCAGGAGCTGGAGGAATACCGCAAGGAGGTGGAACTCAAACAGAAAGGACCCGATG TACAGGGTGAAGGGTCCTCCACAGCCAGCACACAGCTTCCTTCACCTGGGCCTGGGGAGGGAGGCCTGTCCCCCTCGACCTCCCCACAGAAGCCTGCACTGAAGCCAAAGCCCCTCTGTGTCCCAGAGAAGGGACTGGAGGTCTCAGAGACCCCCTCCACGGCcacccctaccaccaccacctctttcCCCAGCCGAGACACCCTGACACAGTCGGAGGATGGTCAGGAGAGCCCTGGGACGTCCACAGGGTCGGGGCCCAAGGGCTACGGGGGAGATTCCCGCCCAGAGTCTCCTCACAAGGATTTTCACTGTGCCGTGCTGAAGGCCCTCAGGACCGCCAACARAGAACTGGCTGCCCTCACCCTCCTTGAGGCTCcag ATGCGTTACCGGAGCCTGAGGAAGAGGTGAAGGGTCAGAGTCAGACCTGCACGCCCCCCAGCACCCCTGTCAGAGCAGAGGAAG agccccagccGGAGCACACCTATAAGGACGAGAGTGACCAGGCTACACTGAGACAGACCCTCCCTGACCTGTCCCAAGACAACCAACCCTCCGACACCCCAGCCCCCACCCTCCCCGCCAAAGACCCCACTCCTGCCCCTCCCGCCACCACTGAGGGGGAGGAGCCTGCTGACGCTTCCGCCGCCGGCAACCAAGACTGTGAACAGGACGGTGACGAATATCCCAGCAAATCACCTTCCAAGAAGAAGAAGACGTTCCGCACTCCCTCCTTcctcaagaaaaacaaaaagaagatGGAAGAAAAGGAACAAAAAGCAAAGGAAACCTAG
- the add1 gene encoding alpha-adducin isoform X9, with translation MNGDSGAVVVTALPPTTAPHKERYFDRVDESSPEYQRERNMAPDLRQDFNMMEQRKRVSMILQSPAFCDELDTMIQDQLKRGKTPTSLLALQQIADFMTTSIPSMYPAAPQGGMAALSMSLGMVTPVNDLRGSDSISYEKGEKLLRCKLAAFYRLTDLFGWSQLIYNHLTVRVNSDQERFIVVPFGLLYSEVSASSLVKINIQGEIVDRGSTNLGVNQAGFTLHSAIYAARPDVKCIVHVHTPAGAAVSAMKCGLLPISPEALNLGEVAYHDYHGILIDKEENVLIQKNLGPTSKVLILRNHGLVSVGETVEEAFYYIHNLVTACEIQVRTLASAGGPGNLVMLDPAKYKSRPRCSEHVEGSTHPKWLVGEQEFEAYMRMLDNLGYRTGYPYRCPALRDKAKKFGSGVEIAPSATGSSYAEDSDSGARSPLKHSVQRQQRDKTRWLNSGRPEEAYEEGPDGGSPKSKTKWTNEEGMRQAAVANQFVPLNTNPKEVLEMRNKIREQNLKDIKTAGPESQVLCAGSMVDRSFVQGELVTASKAIIEKEYQPRVIINQKGPNPFNKQFDQELEEYRKEVELKQKGPDVQGEGSSTASTQLPSPGPGEGGLSPSTSPQKPALKPKPLCVPEKGLEVSETPSTATPTTTTSFPSRDTLTQSEDGQESPGTSTGSGPKGYGGDSRPESPHKDFHCAVLKALRTANXELAALTLLEAPDALPEPEEEVKGQSQTCTPPSTPVRAEEGDGNAREYLLP, from the exons ATGAACGGTGACTCAGGTGCTGTGGTGGTGACTGCCCTCCCGCCCACCACCGCCCCCCACAAGGAGCGCTACTTTGACCGTGTGGATGAAAGCAGCCCGGAGTACCAGCGTGAGAGGAACATGGCTCCAGACCTCAGACAGGACTTCAACATGATGGAGCAGAGGAAGAGGGTCTCCATGATCCTGCAGAGCCCG gCGTTTTGTGATGAGCTGGATACGATGATTCAGGACCAGCTGAAGAGGGGAAAGACCCCCACCAGCCTGTTGGCCCTGCAGCAGATAGCTGACTTCATGACCACCAGTATCCCCTCCATGTACCCCGCAGCGCCACAGGGAGGCATGGCTGCACTCAGCATGA gtcTGGGTATGGTAACTCCAGTGAATGACCTGCGTGGATCTGACTCGATCTCCtatgagaaaggagagaaactGCTTCGTTGTAAGCTGGCTGCCTTCTACCGTCTGACAGACCTCTTTGGCTGGTCCCAGCTCATCTACAACCACTTAACC GTCAGGGTGAATTCAGATCAGGAGAGGTTCATTGTTGTCCCTTTTGGGCTTCTGTACAGTGAAGTCTCCGCCTCAAGTCTG GTGAAGATTAATATACAAGGGGAGATTGTGGACCGGGGGAGCACCAATCTAGGTGTCAACCAGGCTGGCTTCACTCTCCACTCAGCCATCTACGCGGCCCGGCCAGACGTCAAGTGCATTGTGCACGTCCACACACCGGCAGGAGCTGCA GTGTCGGCCATGAAGTGTGGCCTGTTACCCATCTCTCCAGAGGCCCTGAACCTGGGGGAGGTGGCCTACCATGACTACCACGGCATCCTCATAGACAAAGAGGAGAACGTCCTCATACAGAAGAACCTGGGGCCAACCAGCAAG GTTCTGATCCTGAGAAACCATGGTCTGGTGTCTGTTGGGGAGACTGTGGAGGAAGCCTTCTACTATATCCACAACCTGGTCACTGCATGTGAGATCCAG GTGCGCACCCTAGCCAGTGCTGGAGGACCTGGTAACCTGGTGATGCTGGACCCTGCTAAGTACAAATCCCGGCCACGGTGCTCTGAGCATGTCGAGGGCTCCACACACCCAAAGTGGCTGGTCGGGGAGCAGGAGTTTGAGGCTTACATGAGGATGCTGGATAACCTG ggtTACAGGACAGGCTACCCTTACAGGTGCCCTGCCCTGCGAGACAAAGCTAAAAAGTTCGGCAGCGGCGTAGAGATCGCTCCCTCAGCCACGGGCTCTTCCTATGCCGAGGACAGTGACTCGGGCGCTCGCTCCCCTCTCAAGCACAGCGTTCAGAGGCAGCAGCGTGACAAGACCCGCTGGCTCAACTCGGGCCGGCCGGAAGAGGCCTACGAGGAAGGGCCCGACGGTGGCAGCCCCAAGTCGAAGACTAAG TGGACGAATGAGGAAGGGATGCGACAGGCTGCAGTGGCCAATCAGTTTGTCCCGCTCAACACAAACCCCAAGGAGGTGCTGGAGATGAGGAACAAG ATCCGAGAGCAGAACCTTAAGGACATCAAGACGGCAGGGCCTGAGTCCCAGGTGCTGTGTGCTGGAAGCATGGTGGACCGCTCCTTTGTCCAG GGAGAGCTGGTGACGGCGTCTAAGGCCATCATAGAGAAGGAGTACCAGCCCAGAGTCATCATCAACCAGAAAGGCCCCAACCCCTTCAACAAGCAGTTCGACCAGGAGCTGGAGGAATACCGCAAGGAGGTGGAACTCAAACAGAAAGGACCCGATG TACAGGGTGAAGGGTCCTCCACAGCCAGCACACAGCTTCCTTCACCTGGGCCTGGGGAGGGAGGCCTGTCCCCCTCGACCTCCCCACAGAAGCCTGCACTGAAGCCAAAGCCCCTCTGTGTCCCAGAGAAGGGACTGGAGGTCTCAGAGACCCCCTCCACGGCcacccctaccaccaccacctctttcCCCAGCCGAGACACCCTGACACAGTCGGAGGATGGTCAGGAGAGCCCTGGGACGTCCACAGGGTCGGGGCCCAAGGGCTACGGGGGAGATTCCCGCCCAGAGTCTCCTCACAAGGATTTTCACTGTGCCGTGCTGAAGGCCCTCAGGACCGCCAACARAGAACTGGCTGCCCTCACCCTCCTTGAGGCTCcag ATGCGTTACCGGAGCCTGAGGAAGAGGTGAAGGGTCAGAGTCAGACCTGCACGCCCCCCAGCACCCCTGTCAGAGCAGAGGAAG GAGATGGAAATGCTAGAGAGTACCTGTTGCCATAG
- the add1 gene encoding alpha-adducin isoform X8 — protein sequence MNGDSGAVVVTALPPTTAPHKERYFDRVDESSPEYQRERNMAPDLRQDFNMMEQRKRVSMILQSPAFCDELDTMIQDQLKRGKTPTSLLALQQIADFMTTSIPSMYPAAPQGGMAALSMSLGMVTPVNDLRGSDSISYEKGEKLLRCKLAAFYRLTDLFGWSQLIYNHLTVRVNSDQERFIVVPFGLLYSEVSASSLVKINIQGEIVDRGSTNLGVNQAGFTLHSAIYAARPDVKCIVHVHTPAGAAVSAMKCGLLPISPEALNLGEVAYHDYHGILIDKEENVLIQKNLGPTSKVLILRNHGLVSVGETVEEAFYYIHNLVTACEIQVRTLASAGGPGNLVMLDPAKYKSRPRCSEHVEGSTHPKWLVGEQEFEAYMRMLDNLGYRTGYPYRCPALRDKAKKFGSGVEIAPSATGSSYAEDSDSGARSPLKHSVQRQQRDKTRWLNSGRPEEAYEEGPDGGSPKSKTKVWTNITHDHVKPLLRSLSSGVCVPSCITNCLWTNEEGMRQAAVANQFVPLNTNPKEVLEMRNKIREQNLKDIKTAGPESQVLCAGSMVDRSFVQGELVTASKAIIEKEYQPRVIINQKGPNPFNKQFDQELEEYRKEVELKQKGPDDALPEPEEEVKGQSQTCTPPSTPVRAEEEPQPEHTYKDESDQATLRQTLPDLSQDNQPSDTPAPTLPAKDPTPAPPATTEGEEPADASAAGNQDCEQDGDEYPSKSPSKKKKTFRTPSFLKKNKKKMEEKEQKAKET from the exons ATGAACGGTGACTCAGGTGCTGTGGTGGTGACTGCCCTCCCGCCCACCACCGCCCCCCACAAGGAGCGCTACTTTGACCGTGTGGATGAAAGCAGCCCGGAGTACCAGCGTGAGAGGAACATGGCTCCAGACCTCAGACAGGACTTCAACATGATGGAGCAGAGGAAGAGGGTCTCCATGATCCTGCAGAGCCCG gCGTTTTGTGATGAGCTGGATACGATGATTCAGGACCAGCTGAAGAGGGGAAAGACCCCCACCAGCCTGTTGGCCCTGCAGCAGATAGCTGACTTCATGACCACCAGTATCCCCTCCATGTACCCCGCAGCGCCACAGGGAGGCATGGCTGCACTCAGCATGA gtcTGGGTATGGTAACTCCAGTGAATGACCTGCGTGGATCTGACTCGATCTCCtatgagaaaggagagaaactGCTTCGTTGTAAGCTGGCTGCCTTCTACCGTCTGACAGACCTCTTTGGCTGGTCCCAGCTCATCTACAACCACTTAACC GTCAGGGTGAATTCAGATCAGGAGAGGTTCATTGTTGTCCCTTTTGGGCTTCTGTACAGTGAAGTCTCCGCCTCAAGTCTG GTGAAGATTAATATACAAGGGGAGATTGTGGACCGGGGGAGCACCAATCTAGGTGTCAACCAGGCTGGCTTCACTCTCCACTCAGCCATCTACGCGGCCCGGCCAGACGTCAAGTGCATTGTGCACGTCCACACACCGGCAGGAGCTGCA GTGTCGGCCATGAAGTGTGGCCTGTTACCCATCTCTCCAGAGGCCCTGAACCTGGGGGAGGTGGCCTACCATGACTACCACGGCATCCTCATAGACAAAGAGGAGAACGTCCTCATACAGAAGAACCTGGGGCCAACCAGCAAG GTTCTGATCCTGAGAAACCATGGTCTGGTGTCTGTTGGGGAGACTGTGGAGGAAGCCTTCTACTATATCCACAACCTGGTCACTGCATGTGAGATCCAG GTGCGCACCCTAGCCAGTGCTGGAGGACCTGGTAACCTGGTGATGCTGGACCCTGCTAAGTACAAATCCCGGCCACGGTGCTCTGAGCATGTCGAGGGCTCCACACACCCAAAGTGGCTGGTCGGGGAGCAGGAGTTTGAGGCTTACATGAGGATGCTGGATAACCTG ggtTACAGGACAGGCTACCCTTACAGGTGCCCTGCCCTGCGAGACAAAGCTAAAAAGTTCGGCAGCGGCGTAGAGATCGCTCCCTCAGCCACGGGCTCTTCCTATGCCGAGGACAGTGACTCGGGCGCTCGCTCCCCTCTCAAGCACAGCGTTCAGAGGCAGCAGCGTGACAAGACCCGCTGGCTCAACTCGGGCCGGCCGGAAGAGGCCTACGAGGAAGGGCCCGACGGTGGCAGCCCCAAGTCGAAGACTAAGGTGTGGACGAACATTACACACGATCACGTCAAACCCTTGCTGCGGTCTCTCTCGTCCGGTGTCTGCGTGCCAAGCTGTATTACCAACTGCTTG TGGACGAATGAGGAAGGGATGCGACAGGCTGCAGTGGCCAATCAGTTTGTCCCGCTCAACACAAACCCCAAGGAGGTGCTGGAGATGAGGAACAAG ATCCGAGAGCAGAACCTTAAGGACATCAAGACGGCAGGGCCTGAGTCCCAGGTGCTGTGTGCTGGAAGCATGGTGGACCGCTCCTTTGTCCAG GGAGAGCTGGTGACGGCGTCTAAGGCCATCATAGAGAAGGAGTACCAGCCCAGAGTCATCATCAACCAGAAAGGCCCCAACCCCTTCAACAAGCAGTTCGACCAGGAGCTGGAGGAATACCGCAAGGAGGTGGAACTCAAACAGAAAGGACCCGATG ATGCGTTACCGGAGCCTGAGGAAGAGGTGAAGGGTCAGAGTCAGACCTGCACGCCCCCCAGCACCCCTGTCAGAGCAGAGGAAG agccccagccGGAGCACACCTATAAGGACGAGAGTGACCAGGCTACACTGAGACAGACCCTCCCTGACCTGTCCCAAGACAACCAACCCTCCGACACCCCAGCCCCCACCCTCCCCGCCAAAGACCCCACTCCTGCCCCTCCCGCCACCACTGAGGGGGAGGAGCCTGCTGACGCTTCCGCCGCCGGCAACCAAGACTGTGAACAGGACGGTGACGAATATCCCAGCAAATCACCTTCCAAGAAGAAGAAGACGTTCCGCACTCCCTCCTTcctcaagaaaaacaaaaagaagatGGAAGAAAAGGAACAAAAAGCAAAGGAAACCTAG